The following coding sequences are from one Salvia hispanica cultivar TCC Black 2014 chromosome 3, UniMelb_Shisp_WGS_1.0, whole genome shotgun sequence window:
- the LOC125209043 gene encoding CASP-like protein 1C1, with product MSLSKRIPMLLLRLIALGASVCAIVIMVTSRDSAQVFGMSISAKYSNIPTFKYFVLVNAIASAYTLILLFIPTKNSCGHMILVLDLVIALLLDSSISACVAIGLVGKKGNTHAGWLPICGQVPKFCDHVTGAIAAGFIAAIAYFLVVLYSLHSVMNLFAPRD from the exons aTGAGTTTATCCAAGAGAATTCCCATGCTTTTACTAAGGCTCATAGCCTTGGGAGCAAGTGTCTGTGCAATAGTGATCATGGTCACGAGCCGCGACTCTGCTCAAGTCTTCGGCATGAGTATCAGCGCCAAATACTCGAACATCCCGACGTTCAA ATATTTTGTATTGGTCAATGCTATTGCAAGTGCCTACACACTCATATTGCTGTTTATCCCCACCAAGAATTCATGTGGCCACATGATCTTGGTCCTTGATCTG GTCATTGCCTTGCTGCTCGATTCGAGCATATCAGCATGCGTCGCAATAGGGCTAGTGGGGAAGAAAGGCAACACTCATGCAGGCTGGCTACCTATCTGTGGACAAGTTCCTAAGTTCTGCGATCATGTCACTGGAGCCATTGCTGCCGGTTTTATAGCCGCCATAGCCTACTTCCTCGTCGTTCTCTACTCACTCCACAGCGTCATGAACCTCTTTGCCCCCCGGGACTAG
- the LOC125210845 gene encoding protein GID8 homolog isoform X1: MSLFWIVIRELAEIQAMATSKKVITRVEWEKKLNDVRVRKDDMNKLVMNFLVTEGYVEVAEKFRLESGTEPEIDLATITDRMAVKKAVQSGNVEDAIEKVNDLNPEILDTNPLLFFHLQQQRMIELIRNGKVEAALEFAQEELAPRGEENQSFLEELERTVALLAFEDVANCPVSELLDISQRLKTATEVNAAILTSQSHEKDPKLPSLLKMLIWVQNQLDKKASYPRINNISTAALEDSVV; this comes from the exons ATGTCATTGTTTTGGATAGTCATTCGCGAACTCGCTGAAATCCAAGCTATG GCTACCTCGAAGAAAGTTATAACCAGAGTAGAATGGGAGAAAAAACTTAATGATGTCAGAGTTAGAAAAGACGATATGAATAAATTGGTTATGAACTTTCTTGTTACTGAGGGTTATGTGGAAGTTGCTGAAAAATTTCGACTTGAATCTGGGACAGAGC CGGAGATAGATCTTGCAACCATTACTGATCGTATGGCAGTTAAGAAAGCTGTGCAGAGTGGTAATGTGGAGGACGCTATCGAGAAGGTTAACGATTTGAACCCTGAG ATATTGGATACAAATCCCCTCCTCTTTTTTCATCTCCAACAGCAGCGAATGATAGAGTTGATCCGGAATGGGAAGGTTGAGGCAGCTTTAGAATTTGCACAAGAGGAACTTGCCCCCAGAGGAGAGGAAAAT CAAAGCTTTTTAGAGGAGTTGGAAAGGACCGTTGCATTGCTTGCCTTTGAAGATGTGGCCAACTGTCCTGTTAGTGAGCTGCTCGATATATCCCAACGGCTGAAGACTGCCACTGAGGTCAATGCAGCTATCCTTACCAGTCAAAGTCACGAAAAAG ATCCAAAGCTGCCGAGCTTACTGAAAATGTTGATATGGGTGCAAAACCAGCTAGACAAGAAAGCCTCTTATCCTCGAATAAACAACATATCTACTGCAGCTTTGGAAGATTCAGTTGTTTGA
- the LOC125210845 gene encoding protein GID8 homolog isoform X2 → MNKLVMNFLVTEGYVEVAEKFRLESGTEPEIDLATITDRMAVKKAVQSGNVEDAIEKVNDLNPEILDTNPLLFFHLQQQRMIELIRNGKVEAALEFAQEELAPRGEENQSFLEELERTVALLAFEDVANCPVSELLDISQRLKTATEVNAAILTSQSHEKDPKLPSLLKMLIWVQNQLDKKASYPRINNISTAALEDSVV, encoded by the exons ATGAATAAATTGGTTATGAACTTTCTTGTTACTGAGGGTTATGTGGAAGTTGCTGAAAAATTTCGACTTGAATCTGGGACAGAGC CGGAGATAGATCTTGCAACCATTACTGATCGTATGGCAGTTAAGAAAGCTGTGCAGAGTGGTAATGTGGAGGACGCTATCGAGAAGGTTAACGATTTGAACCCTGAG ATATTGGATACAAATCCCCTCCTCTTTTTTCATCTCCAACAGCAGCGAATGATAGAGTTGATCCGGAATGGGAAGGTTGAGGCAGCTTTAGAATTTGCACAAGAGGAACTTGCCCCCAGAGGAGAGGAAAAT CAAAGCTTTTTAGAGGAGTTGGAAAGGACCGTTGCATTGCTTGCCTTTGAAGATGTGGCCAACTGTCCTGTTAGTGAGCTGCTCGATATATCCCAACGGCTGAAGACTGCCACTGAGGTCAATGCAGCTATCCTTACCAGTCAAAGTCACGAAAAAG ATCCAAAGCTGCCGAGCTTACTGAAAATGTTGATATGGGTGCAAAACCAGCTAGACAAGAAAGCCTCTTATCCTCGAATAAACAACATATCTACTGCAGCTTTGGAAGATTCAGTTGTTTGA
- the LOC125209513 gene encoding DNA-directed RNA polymerase II subunit RPB2-like — protein sequence MYMDDEYEQGDNGEEHGYNNGEDYDDGEGDGEEDITQEDAWAVISAYFEEKGLVRQQLDSFDEFIQNTMQEIVDESADIEIRPESQHNPGHQPDFAETIYKISFGQIYLSKPMMTESDGETATLFPKAARLRNLTYSAPLYVDVTKKVIKKGHDGEEVTETQDFTKVFIGKVPIMLRSSYCTLYQNSEKDLTELGECPYDQGGYFIINGSEKVLIAQEKMSTNHVYVFKKRQPNKYAYVAEVRSMAETQNRPPSTMFVRMLSRTSAKGGSSGQYIRATLPYIRTEIPIIIVFRALGFVADKDILEHICYNFQDTQMMELLRPSLEEAFVIQNQQVLFMHCCISCSSLHLVYVGASYLVVV from the exons ATGTATATGGATGATGAGTACGAGCAGGGCGACAACGGCGAGGAGCATGGCTACAACAATGGCGAGGACTACGACGACGGCGAGGGAGACGGCGAGGAGGATATCACGCAGGAGGATGCCTGGGCGGTGATCAGCGCTTACTTTGAGGAGAAAGGTCTGGTGCGGCAGCAGCTCGACTCATTCGATGAGTTTATCCAGAACACGATGCAGGAGATTGTCGACGAGTCGGCCGATATCGAGATCCGTCCCGAGTCGCAGCACAATCCCGGACACCAGCCGGACTTCGCTGAG ACTATATACAAGATCAGTTTTGGTCAGATTTACCTCAGTAAACCGATGATGACGGAATCTGATGGAGAAACAGCTACCTTGTTTCCCAAGGCTGCAAGGCTTAGGAATTTGACGTATTCAGCCCCATTGTATGTTGATGTGACCAAGAAAGTCATAAAGAAAGGTCATGATGGGGAGGAAGTTACTGAGACTCAGGATTTCACAAAAGTCTTTATTGGGAAG GTTCCTATAATGCTGAGGTCAAGTTATTGCACATTATATCAGAATTCTGAGAAAGATTTGACAGAACTTGGGGAGTGCCCATATGACCAAGGTGGTTATTTCATCATCAACGGCAGTGAAAAGGTGTTGATTGCTCAGGAGAAGATGAGCACTAATCACGTCTATGTATTTAAAAAGAGGCAACCAAACAAGTATGCCTATGTGGCTGAAGTTAGGTCCATGGCGGAGACACAAAACAGGCCACCCAGTACCATGTTTGTCCGCATGCTTTCTCGAACTAGTGCCAAAGGG GGCTCATCTGGCCAGTATATACGTGCTACCCTCCCATACATACGCACTGAGATCCCTATCATTATTGTGTTTCGAGCACTAGGATTTGTTGCCGACAAAGATATATTAGAGCATATCTGCTACAATTTTCAAGATACTCAAATGATGGAACTGCTTCGGCCTTCCTTAGAAGAAGCATTTGTTATCCAGAACCAACAGGTACTCTTCATGCATTGTTGCATCAGCTGCTCTTCTCTGCATCTAGTCTACGTGGGTGCTTCATATCTGGTCGTTGTATAG